In one window of Photobacterium leiognathi DNA:
- a CDS encoding pirin family protein, with translation MSRKIAAIRHGVKHGDIVTYIDNHHLPDTNPFILWDHYLSTNRAHSELDFHGHSGIDAISYPVVGSINNFDSITGKSQIKSGDLQLTTCGHGMAHKSQMKHHHGTAEAFQMWTASPPNQQGEMITPSSTQINSEHLPLIEDIHATTKVLIGSYEGTDSPVQHSCNIIYLDIIVSSYGCWTFSPPETHLAGFIYVRSGQAYVTNNQLNPNQMGIFEHSTQPIKVLTTNYSARFFIALGQPLSQPFITQGGSVHTSDENLTQALNNIKLCINTLKQEQ, from the coding sequence GTAAAACATGGTGATATCGTCACCTATATCGATAACCATCACCTTCCCGATACCAATCCTTTTATCCTTTGGGATCATTATCTCTCCACCAACCGCGCACACAGTGAATTAGATTTTCATGGTCATTCAGGCATTGATGCTATTAGTTACCCTGTCGTGGGATCCATTAATAACTTCGACAGTATTACAGGAAAAAGTCAGATAAAAAGTGGCGATCTTCAACTCACCACATGTGGACATGGAATGGCACATAAATCGCAGATGAAACATCACCATGGTACAGCGGAAGCATTCCAAATGTGGACAGCCTCTCCGCCCAATCAACAAGGTGAGATGATCACACCTTCTAGCACACAGATAAATAGTGAACACCTGCCGTTAATTGAAGATATTCATGCGACTACGAAAGTGCTGATTGGTAGCTATGAAGGCACTGACAGCCCAGTACAACACAGCTGCAATATTATTTATCTCGATATTATCGTCTCTTCCTATGGCTGTTGGACATTCTCGCCACCAGAGACTCACCTTGCTGGGTTTATTTATGTGCGTTCAGGACAAGCATATGTAACGAATAACCAATTAAACCCAAACCAAATGGGGATATTTGAACACTCAACACAACCAATAAAAGTACTAACCACCAATTACAGTGCGCGATTTTTTATTGCTTTAGGACAACCACTTAGCCAACCTTTTATTACTCAAGGTGGGTCAGTACATACGTCCGATGAAAATCTCACTCAAGCGCTAAATAATATTAAGCTGTGTATTAACACGCTGAAACAAGAACAATAG
- a CDS encoding DUF2947 domain-containing protein, with amino-acid sequence MNYTELDNYTRKWIFTHASMPVPAADLEQIKPLTQARSAQLWQEHISKQSPDADHFEQGDWAFDAKIWSTPEDWQDAWDDDELALPEAILTVIKWEDNTTVYFCYEKYNIIETKWGVFKRNWKNFLFFDDGPILLGRKQKQALWFQSNGTYQLASRP; translated from the coding sequence ATGAATTACACTGAACTCGATAATTACACGCGTAAATGGATTTTCACCCACGCTTCAATGCCTGTTCCAGCGGCAGATCTTGAACAAATTAAGCCATTAACACAGGCGCGTTCAGCGCAATTGTGGCAAGAGCACATTAGTAAACAAAGCCCTGATGCAGATCACTTTGAACAAGGTGACTGGGCGTTTGATGCTAAAATTTGGTCAACACCTGAAGATTGGCAAGACGCTTGGGATGACGATGAACTTGCATTGCCTGAAGCGATTCTTACAGTAATTAAGTGGGAAGATAATACGACCGTTTACTTCTGCTATGAAAAGTACAATATCATAGAGACGAAATGGGGCGTATTTAAGCGCAATTGGAAGAACTTTTTGTTTTTTGATGACGGCCCAATTTTACTTGGTCGTAAACAAAAACAAGCATTGTGGTTCCAATCAAACGGTACTTATCAATTAGCGTCACGACCTTAA
- a CDS encoding DUF3108 domain-containing protein, whose translation MRLLSFFAASILPLLSVSAIAAPASSTDATQLTKSHTAYTFPNKFHQCKKTLNYNVYFKGSKIGHYQRRIIWNGKQADVYTTAEADVLITKSKMNMHSKLRWSDENQRFQTDSFQRTIRGLMAGNVSATFSKDGRSSTVIEDGKTQKYAEDLMPIIDGDTIGSQMRLDLIEGKKNFDFIMQNSDETSHYYFTVAGTEKIETNFGTLNAIRVNQTRKSDRQLSLWFAPSLDYQLVKATYHRKIIDLKAVLMSQKMDCPPKQLFK comes from the coding sequence GTGCGTTTATTGTCTTTTTTTGCTGCGTCAATTTTACCCTTGTTAAGTGTCTCTGCTATAGCAGCACCAGCAAGTAGCACTGACGCAACACAACTAACGAAAAGTCATACCGCTTACACATTTCCAAATAAATTCCACCAGTGTAAAAAGACGCTGAATTACAACGTCTATTTTAAAGGCTCAAAGATCGGTCATTATCAACGCCGTATTATCTGGAATGGTAAACAAGCTGATGTTTACACTACCGCAGAAGCAGATGTACTGATCACTAAATCGAAGATGAATATGCATTCTAAGTTGCGTTGGTCAGATGAAAATCAACGTTTCCAAACCGATTCTTTTCAGCGCACGATTCGTGGCTTGATGGCTGGTAATGTCAGCGCAACATTTAGTAAAGATGGCCGCAGTAGTACGGTTATTGAAGACGGTAAGACACAAAAATACGCTGAAGATCTTATGCCAATTATTGATGGTGATACCATTGGCAGCCAAATGCGTCTTGACCTGATTGAAGGTAAAAAGAACTTTGATTTCATAATGCAAAACAGTGATGAAACGAGTCATTATTACTTCACTGTTGCGGGCACTGAAAAGATCGAGACTAACTTCGGTACACTCAATGCGATTCGTGTAAATCAAACCCGTAAAAGTGATCGTCAACTATCGTTATGGTTTGCACCATCATTAGATTATCAATTAGTTAAAGCAACTTATCACCGTAAGATCATCGATTTAAAAGCGGTACTAATGAGTCAAAAGATGGATTGCCCACCAAAGCAACTGTTCAAATAA
- a CDS encoding gamma-glutamylcyclotransferase family protein: MYIFGYGSLINKYSRNRTGNTGKSYPVLVNGLQRAWGNVDGSYPIAPLVVKPGKGVCNGVLIEVDEQGLRDFDQREHGYQRIQISAEQIELLENTDLTITEPVWVYINTRALSPCEQYPITQTYVDTVIAGCLSVSYQFAEMFVATTSGWHHPYCNDRHKPKYGNLAGVDDNARELIDLLIEEVMANSLAVTNYK; the protein is encoded by the coding sequence ATGTATATATTTGGCTATGGAAGCCTGATCAACAAGTATTCTCGTAATCGTACTGGTAATACAGGTAAATCTTATCCTGTGTTAGTGAATGGTTTGCAGCGAGCATGGGGAAATGTTGATGGTAGTTATCCTATAGCGCCTTTGGTGGTTAAGCCTGGAAAAGGGGTATGCAATGGGGTATTGATTGAAGTAGATGAGCAAGGTTTACGTGATTTTGACCAACGTGAACATGGTTATCAACGTATCCAAATTTCTGCAGAGCAAATTGAATTATTAGAGAATACCGATTTAACAATCACTGAGCCTGTTTGGGTGTATATCAATACAAGAGCATTATCCCCATGTGAGCAGTATCCAATCACTCAAACCTATGTTGATACTGTGATTGCTGGCTGTTTATCTGTTTCTTATCAATTCGCTGAAATGTTTGTTGCGACGACGTCAGGCTGGCACCATCCATATTGTAATGATCGCCATAAGCCCAAGTATGGTAATTTGGCAGGGGTTGATGATAATGCGAGAGAGTTAATTGATTTGCTTATTGAAGAGGTAATGGCAAACTCTCTTGCTGTGACAAATTATAAATAA
- a CDS encoding biotin-dependent carboxyltransferase family protein, with protein sequence MAALEIVESGVLIQLQDLGRYGVAEHGLSQGGAMDLHAYCWANLLLNNDPNAAQIEITLGQACFKVLEDCCIALTGADMNATLDGKVLVPWQTYQLTQGQILQFGYARDGLRAYLAIKGGFDNQTCFGSASTVQRNHLGGIDGKGGALAVGQRLYAKASSSPYRYQAVPARFIPCYQHEITVSVIESYQADSFTAEQKARFYSSGYQLTQHSDRMGCRLTGAKIIPRHAGLISQPIAKGAIQVPPDGESIVLLNDRQTLGGYPIIGCITQYDLSLVSQLKPGDTIRFACLTPQQFELEQQKWFTFCRFFNVFQT encoded by the coding sequence ATGGCAGCGTTAGAGATCGTTGAATCTGGGGTGTTGATCCAACTGCAAGATTTAGGACGTTATGGTGTTGCGGAACATGGACTAAGCCAAGGCGGTGCAATGGATCTCCATGCTTATTGTTGGGCTAATTTGCTATTAAATAATGATCCAAATGCCGCGCAAATCGAAATTACTCTGGGGCAAGCTTGTTTTAAAGTGCTCGAAGATTGCTGTATTGCCTTAACAGGCGCTGATATGAATGCCACGCTGGATGGCAAGGTGTTAGTTCCTTGGCAAACATATCAATTAACCCAAGGTCAGATCTTGCAATTTGGTTACGCTCGAGATGGGCTGCGTGCTTATCTTGCGATTAAAGGCGGCTTTGATAATCAAACGTGTTTTGGTAGTGCCTCTACTGTGCAGCGAAATCATTTAGGTGGTATTGATGGTAAAGGTGGTGCTTTAGCTGTTGGTCAACGTTTGTATGCAAAGGCATCATCAAGTCCATATCGCTATCAAGCGGTGCCAGCGCGTTTTATTCCTTGTTATCAACATGAGATAACAGTATCTGTGATTGAATCGTATCAAGCGGATAGTTTTACAGCAGAGCAGAAAGCGCGCTTTTATTCGTCTGGATATCAACTAACCCAACACAGTGATCGTATGGGATGTCGTTTAACTGGCGCAAAAATTATACCTCGGCATGCGGGATTAATATCACAACCGATAGCAAAGGGAGCGATTCAGGTACCGCCAGATGGAGAGTCGATTGTATTGTTAAATGATCGGCAAACACTCGGTGGGTATCCAATCATTGGTTGTATTACTCAGTATGATTTGTCTTTGGTTAGCCAGTTAAAACCCGGTGACACCATTCGGTTCGCTTGTTTAACGCCACAGCAATTTGAACTAGAGCAGCAGAAATGGTTTACTTTCTGTCGATTCTTTAATGTTTTTCAGACCTAA
- the pxpB gene encoding 5-oxoprolinase subunit PxpB, with translation MKISPLTENAFMVEFGQEICSETTLIISEFVAFFKSSFQHDCIDITPSYTKVMVQYRPRPNLYPKMIATIELWHVDQQSNLTKHSGAKRKLHKLPVYYHHDVAPDLSVVAKEKGLTQQQVIAYHSNKTYDVGAIGFTAGFAFLSSVDDEITIQRHASPRLQIPAGSVGIADQQTAIYPDQSPGGWHIIGNCPQSLFIEDRYPLSIFSIGDRVQFVSITREAFFDLGGRLWQR, from the coding sequence ATGAAGATTTCTCCTTTAACTGAAAATGCATTTATGGTCGAGTTTGGGCAAGAAATTTGTTCAGAAACAACCTTGATCATTTCAGAATTTGTCGCTTTTTTTAAATCAAGTTTTCAACACGATTGTATTGATATCACGCCATCTTATACCAAAGTCATGGTGCAATATCGCCCTCGTCCGAATCTATATCCAAAGATGATAGCTACCATTGAATTATGGCACGTTGATCAGCAGAGTAACTTAACTAAGCACAGTGGCGCAAAGCGTAAATTACATAAATTACCTGTTTACTATCATCACGATGTAGCGCCTGATTTGTCGGTAGTTGCAAAGGAAAAAGGCTTAACACAGCAGCAAGTGATTGCCTATCACTCTAATAAAACTTATGACGTAGGGGCGATTGGCTTTACGGCAGGGTTTGCCTTTTTATCGTCAGTGGATGATGAAATAACGATACAGCGACATGCCTCACCAAGATTACAAATTCCAGCAGGAAGCGTTGGTATCGCTGATCAGCAAACAGCTATCTATCCCGATCAAAGCCCTGGCGGGTGGCATATTATTGGTAACTGTCCTCAATCATTGTTTATTGAGGATCGCTACCCGTTGTCTATTTTTTCGATTGGAGATCGTGTGCAGTTTGTTTCGATCACCAGAGAAGCGTTTTTCGATCTTGGAGGGCGGTTATGGCAGCGTTAG
- a CDS encoding 5-oxoprolinase subunit PxpA translates to MKLNCDMGESFGAWTIGDDASVMPWINMANIACGFHASDPNVMATTVALALQHNVMIGAHPGYQDKEGFGRRHIPHTVDEIRHSIAYQVGALDALCALHEAQVSYVKPHGALYNDMMKDPALFEAIVLTVSKLNFSRPHPLSLMVLSKASNDAYIQIAQQYDVNLLFEAFADRAYTSEGFLVPRTEPNAVHHHPDLIKAQVLQLAQGKVKTHCGKLLSLTVDTICVHGDNPESIATIKALSQLLDTAQI, encoded by the coding sequence ATGAAATTAAATTGCGATATGGGAGAAAGTTTCGGTGCTTGGACAATAGGCGACGATGCTTCAGTCATGCCATGGATTAATATGGCTAATATTGCTTGTGGTTTTCATGCTTCAGATCCTAATGTGATGGCAACGACAGTGGCTCTTGCGCTACAACATAACGTGATGATTGGAGCACACCCAGGTTATCAAGATAAAGAAGGCTTTGGTCGCCGTCATATTCCGCATACGGTAGATGAAATTCGTCACAGTATTGCTTATCAAGTGGGGGCATTAGATGCGCTGTGTGCCTTGCACGAAGCACAGGTCTCATACGTTAAGCCTCACGGGGCGTTATACAATGACATGATGAAAGATCCAGCTTTGTTTGAAGCTATTGTTCTTACTGTTTCTAAGTTGAACTTCTCTCGCCCTCATCCTCTTTCATTAATGGTCTTATCAAAAGCTAGTAATGACGCTTATATTCAAATAGCGCAGCAATATGATGTGAATTTATTATTTGAAGCTTTTGCAGATAGAGCCTACACCTCTGAAGGATTCTTGGTTCCACGAACAGAGCCTAATGCGGTTCATCATCATCCCGATTTGATCAAAGCGCAGGTGCTACAACTGGCACAAGGTAAAGTTAAAACACATTGTGGTAAGTTACTTTCACTCACCGTTGACACAATTTGTGTTCATGGGGATAACCCAGAATCCATTGCAACGATTAAAGCGCTCTCACAGTTGCTAGATACAGCACAGATTTAA
- a CDS encoding DUF3012 domain-containing protein translates to MKKLLVLLGAVTLLTACSPEVGSEDWCNQLKEKPKGDWTANEATEFAKSCIIRFGTDSEK, encoded by the coding sequence ATGAAAAAGTTATTGGTTTTATTAGGTGCAGTGACACTACTAACAGCGTGTTCACCAGAAGTAGGAAGCGAAGACTGGTGTAACCAATTAAAAGAAAAGCCTAAGGGTGATTGGACAGCAAACGAAGCAACTGAATTTGCAAAGAGCTGTATTATTCGCTTCGGTACTGATAGCGAAAAATAA
- a CDS encoding PfkB family carbohydrate kinase, producing MRIVFFGEALVEINHSTKFSTYGGDIPNIALYLARLGQSRSISVSYATAVGTDKLSLSLLARWQQEKIDTSLVRYFSTKFPDLCYIETDREGMCYRHFWNKDNAARYYFASSSLSPNTSPLEIALHKYHYHAIYISAVSFGLLTEDAKATLLVLLEKFKRKGGKVYFDNRYRAHLWTPQQAKYWICQLLPYIDIAFIDSKDEQQVWGTDEHIIERYSRFNCCELVIKQYSSSNDFSSQCDKLNISSRSSAMSISLIQAVERNQTSIHLIDNAFIAGYLAGRISGKSLEHSLKLGKSLTARVLNHPTAVIPAAAMRDMM from the coding sequence GTGAGAATTGTTTTCTTTGGCGAAGCGCTTGTTGAAATTAACCACTCTACTAAGTTTTCAACGTATGGAGGGGATATACCCAATATTGCCTTGTATCTAGCTCGTTTAGGACAATCACGTTCTATATCAGTGAGCTATGCGACGGCAGTAGGAACAGATAAACTTTCTCTTTCCTTACTTGCACGCTGGCAGCAGGAAAAGATTGATACTAGTTTAGTTCGCTACTTCTCAACCAAATTTCCTGATCTTTGCTACATTGAAACGGATAGAGAAGGAATGTGTTATCGCCATTTTTGGAATAAAGATAATGCAGCCCGTTATTACTTTGCCTCTAGTTCATTATCACCGAACACTTCACCGTTAGAAATTGCCCTTCATAAGTATCATTATCATGCGATTTATATTAGTGCTGTGAGCTTTGGACTATTAACGGAAGATGCAAAAGCTACGTTATTAGTCTTACTAGAAAAGTTTAAGCGCAAAGGAGGGAAGGTTTATTTCGATAATCGTTATCGAGCGCATTTATGGACACCGCAACAAGCAAAGTATTGGATATGTCAGTTATTACCTTATATTGATATCGCTTTTATTGATTCGAAAGATGAACAACAAGTATGGGGAACTGATGAGCATATTATTGAGCGCTATAGTCGTTTTAATTGTTGTGAATTAGTCATTAAGCAATATTCGTCATCGAATGATTTCTCCAGTCAATGTGACAAACTAAACATCTCTTCTCGTTCTTCTGCCATGAGTATATCCCTTATTCAAGCAGTGGAGCGTAATCAAACCTCTATACATCTCATAGATAATGCATTCATTGCAGGTTATCTTGCCGGTAGGATCAGTGGAAAAAGTCTTGAGCATTCATTAAAACTTGGAAAAAGCCTAACGGCGAGAGTACTGAATCATCCTACTGCCGTTATTCCAGCTGCGGCAATGCGCGACATGATGTGA
- a CDS encoding DUF294 nucleotidyltransferase-like domain-containing protein: MEAEQIEILNFISQYPPFDNLPEAQQHELAMEIEVAYYRANTMILNTGDSIHDLFLIRSGSVEIYRRKGELYNRLDEGDIFGQMGLLMNNRVRMPAKALEDTLLYCIPNDLFIKLCDQYDSFADFVEVEDGARLRHAVSSQHDENDLTTSKLRTLITRDAVIIDKNESIQTAAQTMATEGVSALLLSDNTATDDDDDNDYVAGIITDRDLCTRVLAEGISTSEAVSSVMTAEPITLDHNAYVFEAMLTMLRYNIHHLPVLRNKQPIGVISVSDIVRYESQNSLLLVSSIYQQQSVEELIQLSAQVKDCFVRMVNEDANSHMIGSAMAEIGRSFKQRLLELAEEELGPPPIQYCFLALGSMARDEQLIVTDQDNAIILDNNYEHDKHNAYFEALAKFVCDGLAACGYSYCTGDIMATNPEWRKTRQEWEQCFADWIDNPKPQALLNSSIFFDLGGVWGRLRWAKQLNGFIVRRARNSPRFLACLARNAINRTPPLGFFKDFVMEKDGRHNNSINLKRRGTAPLADLIRVHALAVGSRSQNSLERLDDIIESGILPPGRAQDLRDAMEYISLVRIRHQALDVEAGQEADNSIEPENMSDFERRNLKDAFQILSKAQNFVKYRYQGNR, from the coding sequence ATGGAAGCGGAACAAATAGAAATTCTTAATTTTATCTCTCAATATCCGCCTTTTGATAATTTGCCCGAGGCGCAGCAGCATGAGCTTGCGATGGAAATTGAAGTCGCTTATTACCGAGCAAATACGATGATCCTTAATACAGGGGACAGTATTCATGACTTATTTCTTATCCGTAGTGGTTCCGTTGAAATTTACCGCCGTAAAGGTGAGCTTTACAATCGCCTAGATGAAGGTGATATTTTTGGGCAGATGGGTCTATTAATGAATAATAGAGTCAGAATGCCTGCTAAAGCACTTGAAGATACCCTTCTTTATTGCATTCCTAATGATCTGTTTATCAAGCTCTGTGACCAATATGATAGCTTTGCTGACTTTGTTGAAGTTGAAGACGGGGCACGCTTACGTCATGCCGTTTCTAGTCAACATGATGAAAATGATCTCACGACATCCAAACTTCGCACTTTAATCACCCGTGACGCGGTGATCATCGATAAAAACGAGTCTATCCAAACAGCAGCGCAAACCATGGCGACTGAAGGTGTTTCAGCCCTACTGTTAAGTGATAACACCGCAACTGATGATGATGACGATAACGATTATGTCGCTGGTATCATCACCGACCGTGATTTGTGTACCCGTGTCCTCGCTGAAGGCATATCAACCTCTGAGGCTGTTTCTTCAGTTATGACCGCAGAGCCAATCACACTTGATCATAACGCCTATGTTTTTGAAGCCATGCTAACCATGCTTCGTTATAACATTCATCACTTGCCAGTATTACGTAACAAGCAACCTATCGGTGTTATTAGTGTCTCTGATATTGTCCGTTATGAATCGCAAAACAGCTTGCTTTTAGTAAGTAGCATTTATCAGCAGCAATCGGTAGAAGAGCTGATCCAACTCTCCGCTCAAGTCAAAGATTGTTTCGTGCGTATGGTAAATGAAGATGCTAACTCGCACATGATTGGTAGTGCGATGGCTGAAATTGGGCGTAGCTTCAAACAACGTCTATTAGAGCTTGCTGAGGAAGAATTAGGGCCACCACCAATCCAATATTGTTTCTTAGCACTCGGCTCTATGGCGCGTGATGAACAACTGATTGTTACCGATCAAGACAATGCGATTATTCTTGATAACAACTATGAACACGATAAACACAATGCTTATTTTGAAGCTCTCGCAAAATTTGTCTGTGATGGTCTTGCCGCTTGTGGCTATAGCTATTGTACTGGCGATATTATGGCAACCAATCCTGAATGGCGTAAAACTCGTCAGGAATGGGAGCAATGCTTTGCAGATTGGATAGATAACCCTAAACCTCAAGCGTTATTAAACAGCTCAATCTTTTTTGACTTAGGTGGCGTATGGGGAAGATTACGTTGGGCAAAACAACTGAACGGTTTTATTGTGCGTCGTGCACGTAACAGCCCACGATTTTTAGCTTGTTTAGCTCGCAATGCGATCAACCGCACTCCACCATTAGGCTTCTTTAAAGACTTTGTGATGGAAAAAGATGGTCGACACAACAACTCGATTAACTTGAAACGTCGCGGTACGGCTCCCCTTGCCGATCTTATCCGTGTCCATGCTTTAGCCGTGGGTTCACGTTCACAAAATTCATTAGAACGTTTAGATGACATTATCGAAAGCGGCATTCTACCACCGGGGCGAGCACAAGATTTACGCGATGCGATGGAATACATTTCATTAGTACGTATTCGTCACCAAGCACTCGATGTCGAAGCTGGGCAAGAAGCTGATAACAGTATTGAACCTGAAAATATGTCTGACTTTGAACGTCGTAACCTCAAGGATGCATTCCAGATCCTCAGTAAGGCACAGAACTTTGTAAAATACCGTTATCAAGGTAATCGTTAA
- a CDS encoding 3'-5' exonuclease, whose amino-acid sequence MFREAFKQTSSGHFMRNTRLLDWQQIFQSCAENAKDPRIAQYYQHGMISGDTPLSDVEFVALDFETTGLNANKDDIISVGLVPFTIHRIYCKQSQHWVVKPKSKLDEESVIIHGITHSDVQTAPDLRRILESVLDALAGKVVVVHYKAIERQFMDKALHVRLNEGIQFPVVDTLAIEAQIQAQQNSGFWARLKGKKPGSVRLGKCRSRYGLPTYQPHHALTDALATAELLQAQIAYHFSPDTPINHIWE is encoded by the coding sequence ATGTTTAGAGAAGCATTCAAACAAACATCATCAGGTCACTTTATGCGTAATACTCGGCTCCTTGATTGGCAACAAATATTCCAGTCTTGTGCTGAAAATGCAAAAGATCCTCGTATTGCGCAATATTACCAACACGGCATGATCAGTGGTGATACCCCACTCAGTGACGTTGAGTTTGTTGCCCTTGATTTTGAAACAACCGGATTAAATGCCAACAAAGACGATATCATCAGTGTTGGTTTGGTTCCTTTTACTATCCATCGTATTTACTGCAAACAGTCACAGCATTGGGTGGTCAAACCGAAATCAAAACTAGATGAAGAGTCAGTGATCATCCATGGTATTACCCATTCGGATGTTCAAACAGCGCCAGATCTACGCCGTATTTTAGAATCGGTACTAGATGCATTAGCAGGGAAAGTGGTCGTTGTTCATTACAAGGCGATAGAACGTCAGTTTATGGATAAAGCCTTACATGTGCGTTTAAACGAAGGTATTCAATTTCCTGTTGTAGATACACTAGCCATTGAAGCGCAGATCCAAGCCCAACAAAATAGCGGATTTTGGGCAAGATTAAAGGGGAAGAAACCAGGTTCTGTGCGATTAGGTAAATGCCGTAGCCGCTATGGGCTTCCAACTTATCAACCCCACCATGCTTTGACAGATGCACTCGCGACGGCAGAGTTACTCCAAGCACAAATTGCTTATCATTTCTCGCCCGACACCCCTATCAATCATATTTGGGAATAA
- a CDS encoding BCCT family transporter, producing the protein MSKHDKYSIENTDYTIGQDNVQKWGFDVHNAVFGVSAGLIVLFLAAILISDPATAKATLDSVKTAIVNKFDSMFLWAGNFFVIFCLGLIISPYGRIRLGGKDAESEHSTLSWLAMLFAAGMGIGLMFWSVAEPAAYYTCWGGTPLNVTPETPEAFKVAMGATMYHWGLHPWAIYGVVALSMAFFAYNKGLPLSIRSVFYPILGDRTWGWAGHIVDILAVLATLFGLATSLGLGAQQAASGINHVFGTQGGLGLQIGIIIVVTLIAIYSVAQGIDSGVKLLSNINMIVALILLVFVGAVGFSVSMHTIPTTIMGYVENFIPLSNPYGRTDQAWLHGWTVVYWAWWISWSPFVGSFIARISKGRTIREFLVAVLIVPTLVTTVWMSVFGGQAIHQVMDKIGSLGQNGITEVPLAMFQMFDALPMGTILSVIAVGLVLVFFITSSDSGSLVIDSITAGGKVDNPVAQRVFWAVIEGLIAIALLWVGGTQAIEALQAGTISTALPFTIILLLMCLSLLLGFRTEKYK; encoded by the coding sequence ATGAGTAAGCACGATAAATATAGTATTGAAAATACCGACTACACGATTGGACAAGATAATGTTCAAAAATGGGGCTTTGATGTCCACAATGCGGTATTTGGTGTGAGTGCTGGGCTGATCGTTCTTTTCTTAGCTGCCATTCTTATCAGCGATCCTGCAACAGCAAAAGCAACATTAGATAGTGTTAAAACCGCTATCGTGAATAAATTTGATTCCATGTTTCTATGGGCGGGTAACTTTTTTGTTATCTTTTGTTTAGGACTCATCATTTCTCCTTATGGCCGCATTCGTTTAGGTGGTAAGGATGCAGAATCTGAACACTCAACGCTATCTTGGCTGGCAATGTTATTTGCTGCGGGTATGGGTATCGGTTTGATGTTCTGGAGTGTGGCAGAGCCTGCCGCTTATTACACCTGCTGGGGTGGTACTCCTTTAAATGTGACACCAGAAACACCAGAAGCGTTCAAGGTTGCGATGGGTGCAACCATGTACCACTGGGGATTACATCCTTGGGCAATTTACGGTGTAGTCGCATTATCAATGGCATTCTTTGCATATAACAAAGGATTACCTTTATCTATTCGTTCTGTTTTCTACCCAATACTTGGTGATCGTACATGGGGTTGGGCTGGTCACATTGTAGATATCCTTGCTGTACTTGCTACTTTATTTGGTTTAGCAACGTCACTTGGTTTAGGTGCTCAGCAGGCTGCCAGTGGTATTAATCATGTGTTTGGTACACAAGGTGGCTTAGGCTTACAAATTGGTATTATCATTGTCGTTACATTAATTGCTATTTACTCAGTAGCACAAGGTATCGACTCTGGCGTGAAGCTATTAAGTAATATCAATATGATTGTAGCCTTGATCTTACTTGTGTTTGTGGGTGCAGTGGGCTTTTCTGTTTCAATGCATACTATTCCTACAACGATTATGGGTTATGTCGAAAACTTCATTCCATTGAGCAACCCTTATGGTCGTACTGATCAGGCATGGTTACATGGTTGGACTGTTGTTTACTGGGCATGGTGGATTTCATGGTCACCATTTGTTGGCTCATTTATCGCACGTATTTCAAAAGGTCGAACTATTCGTGAGTTCTTGGTTGCTGTACTGATTGTACCGACACTGGTAACAACTGTTTGGATGTCAGTGTTTGGTGGTCAGGCTATTCACCAAGTGATGGATAAGATTGGTTCATTAGGTCAAAACGGTATCACTGAAGTGCCATTAGCAATGTTCCAAATGTTCGATGCACTACCAATGGGTACGATTCTCTCTGTAATTGCGGTAGGTCTGGTATTAGTATTCTTCATTACTTCATCAGATTCAGGCTCTTTAGTTATCGATAGTATTACCGCTGGTGGTAAGGTGGATAACCCGGTTGCTCAGCGTGTTTTCTGGGCGGTGATTGAAGGTTTAATTGCGATTGCACTACTGTGGGTTGGTGGTACTCAAGCAATTGAAGCACTGCAAGCTGGCACAATATCGACAGCATTACCGTTTACCATTATTTTGCTACTGATGTGTCTAAGTTTGCTACTTGGTTTTAGAACTGAAAAGTATAAATAA